The sequence TAATCCCGAATTTTCGCTTCGTAGCAACCCGAAGACCGGTACCCTCAAGATAAGACAAAAATGCATCTGTTAGCTGATATCCTTCAGAATCCCGATTTGTTCTGCTGTCGACAAGATAGTACTTCGCGTAATGGGTTTTCAGCTCAGATGGAATCTTATATTTCCCATACCAGTAAGCACAGATGATAACGGATTTAGCCCACGGATATTGCTTAGCCGGATCGGCAAAACTACGCAACTCCTCATATTTTTTTTCTGTTTCCGGAAAATATGCGATTCTTTCTGATAATTTCTCGTCATAACCTGCCATATCTGAAACGGGAATAATACCGCATGTCAGATAACCAAGTTCATGGGCTTTTCTTACAATTTCTTCCGCTGTCATAGAATCGCTCCTTCGAAGCATAGATTGCTTTTTGAAACTTTTCCTGCAAATGTTATCCTGTCTCTCCGATATTCTTAATCTTTTACATGAAGTACGCCGTCTCTATCGGGATATGAATAGAATATCGGAAACTCCGTTTTTTTAATTTTAACCAACCTGGCTTTTTCATAAAAAGCAGGGCGCATGCGAGACAGACGGAGTATCCAGCATAATATGACGCAAGCCTTTACTTACCGCATATCGCCAAAGTACATCATACAGGACAAAGCCTGCCTTTGTGATCGATATTCCTTTTTATAAATAAAGTTTTTTAGTATCGCACGATGATTTTCTTTCAGCATCCCCCCTATCGTACTAATGATTGCGCCGTCGAATCAGTCAATCCAAAACGCGCCGCTATGTTGCTGATAGAATTGACTGATAGGAAGTAAATCAGGCTATTCTTCAAGCGAAAGATTGCTCTCGGCTTTATTGTTTGAATTGCTAATATTAATTATATATTTCCATAATTATGTTTTCTACAATATATTTCAATTCACATAACGTTGACCTAAAATTATGTTTTTTGCACCATAGTCACGAAAAGTCGTTGGAACACGCACATCCAGCATTAATAAAAAACACGAAGATACTTACAATTATGATAAATCAATTATGCTCCCCGATTATTTTTTCCATCCAAATCATGTTATACCAGCGGCCGAATTTATATCCACATGTATGAAAAGTTCCTATTTTAGAAAAACCAATGTGCTTATGAAATTGTTCACTGTTACGAGTCAGATATTCATCCTCCACAACGGGATCACCTATACATGCATACAGGTTTAGAATTCCCGCATTTTTAAGAGTCCGCTCCAAAGCTTCATACAATACACGTCCATAACCACGGCCTTTCGCATTATGATCCAAGTAGATCGTCGTCTCGCAAGAATAGTCGTACGCAGCTCTGCCTACAAATGCTCCTGCATAAGCATAGCCTCGAATCACCCCACTTTCTTCGAGAAGGAGATAGGGATATTTTTTTAGCGTACCAGTGATACGGTTCTTGAACTCATCCAAAGACGGCACATCATACTCAAACGTAATCGCTGTATTCTTCACATAGTATTCGTATATTTCAAGCAAACGACAGGCATCTTCTATTGTCACATTTCGTATCATCAGTATCAACTCCCATTCCAATCCCCCATTATTATTCTCACAATTGCAGCGTTGCCATTTGTTTACCGAACAAGCCAGCAAGAACATCCTCTACTATGCTTGCAGGAGGTGTCTTAACGAAGTACTTTGCCGTATCGCCGCTAAGATCACTCAGTTTTATCAGGTTCTTATCAGATTCCTGATACATAATAAGCAGATTGTCACTCTTAAGCCGGGTGCTTATCACGCTGCTATGTGTTGTGACAAAAAGCTGGAAATTCTTTGCAAACGCTACCTGCTGAACAAGTCTCCGAAAATTTACAGGACTTAAATGATTTTCTGGTTCTTCAATAAAGATACCGTCTACATTTTCACCAGAACGCTGCTTTTTCCGACCTCATTATCACCAAGAAAATGCCCATATACATTACCACCATTCCATACCGTGCCGAAATCACTTCATCACCTTCTCCAGCAGAGATTTGCAGCTGTCTACCACATCGTAGATGATATTCCCGCTGGAGATCGCTTTGAAATAAATGTCCCTTCGACGGTGGATCTTTGACTCCTCACTCAGGCGAAGCTGCATCGAATTCATGGAGCCTTTTGTCTCGACTACAAAACAGATATGCTTTACCGTTCCTTTATAGAAAGCAATCAACCAGTCGGGATTACCTGTTTTGTGCTTATTCTGTGAAAAAGTAAAGTTTCCTTTTGACAAATAAAGCAGAGCTTTTCTTGCCACAATCCGAAGAAAATTGTAGGAGGAAAAATCAATGATTACTACAATTTCCAACATCAATGTTCAATATCTTTCAGCCACGGTGCTTCGCCAGTGTCTGGCTGATTCAATCGGTTCTCTTCACAGAAAATAACCATTCTTTATGAGTGATTTTTGTTTCAACGACCTCGCCTTTCTACTTTGATTTTGTAGGCATCTTTATATCGCCACTTTATTTCCTTTTTCTGCGTAATACCCCACGCCGTTTTTGTCTGTATGGACTTTCAGAGATTTCAACACCTCCTCCTATTAAAACAGGTTTGAATTTAACCTATTTATTATAATAATAGAATCATCAATACTAAGGAAGTCTCATCTATGAATATAAACTCTGAAATTTTCGTGTCCATCACGGAAGCAAATCAAAACTTTTCTCATGGCCCGTATAGTTGATGAAAAAGGAGCTGTTGTTATCCTAAAAAATAATTCTCCTCGCTATCTTCGACAGTTTGTGATGTACTGACCAAGCCCCTGTCCCATATCAAGGATCCTAAACGCTGCCTACAAATCCATAAGGCATTACTGCTTGGCGTTCCTGTAAGACCTGCGATTCGTTTTATCTTCGGTCTTATTTTCAGAAGACTCTTAGATCGTTTTGTTGAATAGGACTTGAAAGACGATAATTCATCAATGACCGCCGTATCAAAGTCGAATGGAAATCCACTCTTCCCACTAAACCAATCGACATTTTCTCTGTTAATCAGATAGATACCAGCGCTTTTCTTAACGCCTCTTTTCTCTCTGACTCTATACCGATAACCACAGAATATGTTAGTCCCTTTAAGCGCTCCCATTTTTCTATTTCATCAGGCCATGTATCACTTGTTACTCGAAGTGGTGAAATGACTAGAACCTTCCCTACTTCAAATCGGTTATAAAGAGGTTCAGAGATTGCCGATAACGTTATGACGGTCTTTCCTCAATCTAAGCCCATCTCCAAAAATAAAGCAGAAACATCATGAGTAAGAATATGGTTAATTGCAAATTTCTGATAATTATGCGGATTGAACTTCATTTGGCACCACCTCGAATCTCATCAATAATATCTTGAATTATTGCCGTGTTATCAACTACATAGCGGGAAAACCCTGAAGCTGATAACTGTTTCATTCGTCTTTTCTGTAAAGTTCTTAGTTTTTTTTCCGGGAGCCTTTAATTCTATAAAAGCCATTCTCCCTTTTGGAAGAAGAACCAGTCTGTCCGGCGCTTCGTCAAACGGATTTCTTTTCGCCCTTTCGATGGGAGCCGATCCCGACAAAATCAACAAACCCACTACCGAAGCTTTCATGAACCTCATCGGCAGCCGGGACTGTGTCATCATCGGTCGTTGCGGAAACTACATTTTCCGTGACCGCAAAGACTGCGTCCGCGTTTTCACCTGCGGAAGTAAAGAAGGCCGGATTGCCATGAAAATGAAATTCTGGCACCTCACGAGAGAAGAAGCGGAAGATGTCGTTTTCCACTCTGACCAAAACAGAAAAGACTACCACAAATTCCACACCGGAGAAAATTGGGGCGAAGCCAAAAACTATGACCTCTGCATCGATGCACTCCGTCTCGGTCACGAAAAAACCGCACGCCTCATTATCGACTACATCTCTGCTGTATTGCCCGGGAGCCGCCCATGAAATACTTGATTCAATTCGGCATCATCATCACTATTTCCTTTCTCGGGGAAATGCTCCATGACTTCCTGCCGCTTCCCGTTCCCGCCAGCATCTACGGCATTATTCTTCTCTTCACTCTGCTCCATTACAAAATTCTCCACGTCGCACAAATCAGAGAAACCTCCATGCTTCTCATCAGCATCATGGCCTTTCTCTTTCTCCCTGCCACGGTCGGACTTTTAGGTGCCTGGGACTACATGAAATCCATGATTATTCCCTATATACTCATCAATATCCTCACCCTCATCATCGGTATCGGCGGTGCAGGACTTTTCACCCAATTTATTCTCACCCGCAAAAAGGAGGCCCGTCATGATTGATTTGCTCGAAGGATCCGTCTATTTCGGTGTATTCCTCGGAATTGCCTCCTACTGGCTCGGTATGTTCCTCCAAAAAAAATTCAAAAGCCCCCTCTTTAATCCCTTGCTCGTCTCAGGTATTATCATCATCGGATTCATACAGCTTACAGGCTATAACTATGAAAAAATGACAGACAGTCTGGACTACATCAATTATCTCCTCACCCCTGCCACCATCTGCCTTGCCGTTCCCCTCTACGAACAGATGAAAACCTTAAAAGACAATATGGCAGCCATATTTTTCGGAATTCTTGCCGGCGTACTCTCCAGTCTGATTTCCATATTCATTTTCTGCCTTCTTTTCGGGTTTGACCATGCCTCGTATGTCACCCTGCTCCCCAAAGCCATTACTACACCGATTGGTATGGGCGTCTCGCAAGAACTGGGCGGATACCCCTCCATCACCGTCGCCTCCATTATTTTCACGGGGATTATGGGAAATATCTTCGGTATCTACATACTGAAATACTTACATATCACCCACCCGGTAGCCAAAGGGATTGCCCTCGGCACGGCTGCCCACGGCATGGGCACGGCAAGAGCCATGGAAATAGGACCCGTAGAAGGCGCGATGAGCTCCCTTTCCATCTGCATATCCGGTATCATGACCGTCATAGGCGCCAGCCTCTTTGCCCTGTTCCTCTAAAAGATAAAAAGAAAAGGCGTACCCGAAAGGTACGCTTTTTTATTATGGTTTTAGCCTGTTTCGACAGTGAAACTGTCGAAACAAAAAACTACCCGCTATGCGGGTAGAAAACAAAAGGTTATACCAAAAATCACATCTTTATATAATAAAGGTGCTCAAATCCAAAATAACAAAAGAGGTGATTTATGGTACAAAAGACAAATTCATTATCACATACCAAATGGCTATGTAAATATCACATAGTCTTTACACCAAAGTATAGACGAAAAATAATATATAATCAATATAGAAAAAGCTTAGGAGAAATAATAAAGCTATTATGTAAATACAAAGGTGTAGAAATTATCGAAGGACATTTGATGCCTGATCACGTACATATGCTAGTAAGTATACCACCGAAATTATCAATATCAAGTTTTATGGGGTACTTAAAAGGAAAGAGTGCATTGATGATGTTTGAAAAGCATGCGAATTTGAAATATAAATTTGGCAACAGACATTTTTGGGCAGAAGGATATTATGTGAGCACAGTAGGATTAAATGAGGCAACAATAGCCAAATATATAAGAGAACAAGAAAAACAAGATATAGTAAAAGACAAGTTAAGTGTAAAGGAATATGAAGATCCATTTAAAAGGAAATAAAAAGCCCTTTAAGGGCTAAGCCAAAGAGGCAAAAACACTAGGGTTTGAGAAAAGCGAAAACCAGCGCCTTTAGACGCTGGTTGTTCAT comes from Megasphaera vaginalis (ex Bordigoni et al. 2020) and encodes:
- a CDS encoding AAA family ATPase gives rise to the protein MFIEEPENHLSPVNFRRLVQQVAFAKNFQLFVTTHSSVISTRLKSDNLLIMYQESDKNLIKLSDLSGDTAKYFVKTPPASIVEDVLAGLFGKQMATLQL
- a CDS encoding cytidylate kinase-like family protein; protein product: MNLIGSRDCVIIGRCGNYIFRDRKDCVRVFTCGSKEGRIAMKMKFWHLTREEAEDVVFHSDQNRKDYHKFHTGENWGEAKNYDLCIDALRLGHEKTARLIIDYISAVLPGSRP
- the tnpA gene encoding IS200/IS605 family transposase translates to MVQKTNSLSHTKWLCKYHIVFTPKYRRKIIYNQYRKSLGEIIKLLCKYKGVEIIEGHLMPDHVHMLVSIPPKLSISSFMGYLKGKSALMMFEKHANLKYKFGNRHFWAEGYYVSTVGLNEATIAKYIREQEKQDIVKDKLSVKEYEDPFKRK
- a CDS encoding LrgB family protein — its product is MIDLLEGSVYFGVFLGIASYWLGMFLQKKFKSPLFNPLLVSGIIIIGFIQLTGYNYEKMTDSLDYINYLLTPATICLAVPLYEQMKTLKDNMAAIFFGILAGVLSSLISIFIFCLLFGFDHASYVTLLPKAITTPIGMGVSQELGGYPSITVASIIFTGIMGNIFGIYILKYLHITHPVAKGIALGTAAHGMGTARAMEIGPVEGAMSSLSICISGIMTVIGASLFALFL
- a CDS encoding GNAT family N-acetyltransferase; this translates as MIRNVTIEDACRLLEIYEYYVKNTAITFEYDVPSLDEFKNRITGTLKKYPYLLLEESGVIRGYAYAGAFVGRAAYDYSCETTIYLDHNAKGRGYGRVLYEALERTLKNAGILNLYACIGDPVVEDEYLTRNSEQFHKHIGFSKIGTFHTCGYKFGRWYNMIWMEKIIGEHN
- a CDS encoding CidA/LrgA family protein, with amino-acid sequence MKYLIQFGIIITISFLGEMLHDFLPLPVPASIYGIILLFTLLHYKILHVAQIRETSMLLISIMAFLFLPATVGLLGAWDYMKSMIIPYILINILTLIIGIGGAGLFTQFILTRKKEARHD